The following coding sequences are from one Biomphalaria glabrata chromosome 8, xgBioGlab47.1, whole genome shotgun sequence window:
- the LOC129927916 gene encoding uncharacterized protein LOC129927916 isoform X2, protein MCSRSSKIDSSTVFKLESQVSYTEHTITRPPRRHCFQLSCNVRGHIINIPSRRYLMADDGESCDDVEVLVSILEELLDENEADDVTDDDADESSDESSDDEKNDSTVVTLEQCLGHDERDVILKAIKSDDDRISLVGYTYFTAMMVFQEFLQVKVKDCVIDGRQNSRRYLTIITGRRQDQGASVHSNVLYFLRSNGYSFVY, encoded by the exons atgtgcTCCAGGAGTTCAAAGATCGATTCGTCAACGGTATTCAAACTTGAGAGCCAAGTCTCGTACACTGAACACACTATCACTCGGCCACCACGACGTCATTGCTTTCAACTAAGTTGTAATGTAAGGGGTCATATCATTAATATCCCTAGCAGACGATATCTCATGGCAGACGACGGCGAGAGCTGTGATGACGTAGAGGTGCTGGTGTCCATTTTGGAGGAGCTGCTCGACGAGAACGAGGCGGATGACGTCACCGATGACGACGCAGACGAGAGCAGTGACGAGAGTAGCGATGATGAAAAAAATGACTCGACCGTGGTCACCCTGGAGCAATGCCTAGGTCACGACGAGCGTGACGTCATATTGAAGGCTATAAAATCAGACGATGACAGGATAAGTTTAGTGGGATACACTTACTTTACCGCCATGATGGTCTTTCAGGAGTTCTTACAGGTCAAGGTCAAAG ATTGCGTCATCGACGGCAGACAGAACTCTCGACGTTACCTCACCATCATCACCGGAAGGAGACAAGACCAAGGAGCAAGCGTCCATAGCAACGTCCTATATTTTCTAAGAAGCAATGGCTACAG CTTTGTATACTAG
- the LOC106073538 gene encoding uncharacterized protein LOC106073538, with protein MPTHWTEHYYEDEDGNKCLDLHHYSESGAMKKVKSFLYHMKREYFRSDKSRAHRFVDIITGVGKHSWRHYSVIKEDVEDFLDRKDYSYEWDHGGGRVTIDFYYST; from the exons ATGCCAACACACTGGACAGAGCATTACTATGAGGACGAGGACGGAAACAAATGCCTGGATCTACATCATTACTCTGAGAGTGGGGCCATGAAAAAAGTCAAATCTTTCCTTTATCACATGAAAAGAG AGTACTTCAGGAGTGATAAGAGTCGTGCACACAGGTTCGTTGACATCATCACAGGGGTGGGCAAACACAGTTGGAGGCATTACTCCGTCATCAAAGAGGACGTGGAGGACTTCTTGGACAGAAAAGATTACAG ttaTGAGTGGGATCATGGCGGTGGCCGAGTGACAATCGATTTTTATTATTCGACCTGA
- the LOC129927916 gene encoding uncharacterized protein LOC129927916 isoform X1 — translation MCSRSSKIDSSTVFKLESQVSYTEHTITRPPRRHCFQLSCNVRGHIINIPSRRYLMADDGESCDDVEVLVSILEELLDENEADDVTDDDADESSDESSDDEKNDSTVVTLEQCLGHDERDVILKAIKSDDDRISLVGYTYFTAMMVFQEFLQVKVKDCVIDGRQNSRRYLTIITGRRQDQGASVHSNVLYFLRSNGYSFMAQRDAIIVDLQNSRQ, via the exons atgtgcTCCAGGAGTTCAAAGATCGATTCGTCAACGGTATTCAAACTTGAGAGCCAAGTCTCGTACACTGAACACACTATCACTCGGCCACCACGACGTCATTGCTTTCAACTAAGTTGTAATGTAAGGGGTCATATCATTAATATCCCTAGCAGACGATATCTCATGGCAGACGACGGCGAGAGCTGTGATGACGTAGAGGTGCTGGTGTCCATTTTGGAGGAGCTGCTCGACGAGAACGAGGCGGATGACGTCACCGATGACGACGCAGACGAGAGCAGTGACGAGAGTAGCGATGATGAAAAAAATGACTCGACCGTGGTCACCCTGGAGCAATGCCTAGGTCACGACGAGCGTGACGTCATATTGAAGGCTATAAAATCAGACGATGACAGGATAAGTTTAGTGGGATACACTTACTTTACCGCCATGATGGTCTTTCAGGAGTTCTTACAGGTCAAGGTCAAAG ATTGCGTCATCGACGGCAGACAGAACTCTCGACGTTACCTCACCATCATCACCGGAAGGAGACAAGACCAAGGAGCAAGCGTCCATAGCAACGTCCTATATTTTCTAAGAAGCAATGGCTACAG TTTCATGGCTCAAAGAGATGCTATAATCGTGGACCTCCAGAACTCAAGACAATGA